The Methanomicrobia archaeon region TCGGTTCGGATACCCCGAGCTACACCGGCCGGGCACTATACACTTCGCTATGTCGTTCGCGTCTGTGATCGTGATTACGACGTGGTGCTCCATCCGATACACATGGGCATGCCTGGTCTACCTGGTCTGCCGGATGAGACGAACTGTGTCAGAGAGGAATTTGTCATTACTCCCTCAATGGTCGAAGTTTGCATGATCGACGTCAGGTTCGCGAAAGGGCTGAAGTGCGCCTATATTCGCGGTGCGCCGGAGTCAATTCCGGAGGTGCTGGAAGCGTTCGATCTGCACGTTCGCCTGATTACTGATCAGGAACTGGCGTTCATTGAGCTCGCGCAATTTGACGTGATTGTCGTCGGTCCAAATGCGTATCTCACGCGAGCCGAGCTCAGGAAAAATTACGCGCGATTTCTGGATTACGTCGCGCACGGGGGAACGCTCGTCGTTCAATACCAGGGCTACGGCTATCAAGGGCTGGGTTTCGCACCGTATCCCTTCGCTTACAACCAGCCCCATGACCGCGTGAGCTATGAAGACGCGCCGGTGACCTTTCTCGAGCCGGAGCATCCGGTTCTTACCTGGCCGAACAGAATCAGCCACGCGGATTTCGAGCACTGGATCGTAGAGCAAGGCCTCTATTATTTCTCGAGCTTCGATAAGCGCTACCTCCCTATTATTGAAGCGAACGATCCCGGTGAAGCGCCCAAGAAGGGCGGACTGCTCGTCGCGGGTTATGGTCAGGGCGCCTATGTCTACACCGGGCTCTCCTTCTTCCGGCAGATACCGGCCGGGGTGACGGGCGCAATCCGGCTGTTTGCCAATCTCGTATCGCTGCCCGCCGCGCGCATCCACGAACGCGCAACGTTTCTCAAGCGCGTCGCCTTATTTGCTCCGCTCGCGGACGAGGATCTGCATGAAGTTGCAAACCTGATGTCCGAGCACTGGATGGAAGACGGCGCGTACATCTGCCGAATCGGTGACCCCGCGGATAAGATGTATACCGTGGTCAAGGGCGACGTGGAGATCTTGCGAAAAGTGGCGGGTAAGGAGGAGCTCTATTATCAGGAAGGCGAGGGTGACACCCTGGGCGAGATGTCTTTTTTTGCTGAAACGCCCCACGAGGTCGCTATCCGCGCAAAAGGCCCGGTTCAGTTGCTCGTCATTGAGGCAGAGCAACTCAGAGTGTTGTTGCAGCAAAAACCGATGCTGGTCGGGCAGATCATCAAGGTGCTGGCCAACGAGCTCAGGAAGATCACCGGGTGGGAGAAGCGTTAGAATGCGCATAGGAATGATGTGCCATGCGAGTATGGGCGGGAGCTCCCGCATAGCGGTGGAACTCGCATCTACGCTCGCTCGCCGTGGACATGAGGTACATCTCTTCGCCCGGACTGCTCCGTTCTTCCCCTGCACGGTTTCGCGTACCCTCACGCTCCATACCCTGCGCGAGGATGATGGCGACCACCATCCTTCTGATTTGCTCCTCGATTGGCCACGCGATGAGCTCGAATCGTACGTTAAGATGGTCCTCACGGTACATGAAGAGGAAGCACTTGCGCTACTCCATTTTCATTATGGGTTCCCTTTTGCGTTCGTTGCTGCTGAAGTCCGGAGACGACAGGGCGGTACCTCGCCGGTTCTTATCGGAACGCTGCACGGGACGGATGTTACCTGTTGCGGCGATGCGGTGAAACGGGCACAGATTATGCGATGGCTGAACTCTGTCGATGCAGTAACGACTGTTTCAAGGAGTCATGCCCGGCTGGCCTCGAGCCAGCTCCTGCTAGCCGCTGCCCCCCGCGTGATCCCTAATTTCATCGATCTTACGGAATTTCAAGCGCCGGCTCCTGAAGTTCAGCGTTCTCGACCGCGAATCGTGCACATATCTAATTTCAGGCCCGTTAAGAACGTTCTACAACTGGCGCAACTCTATCGCGAGATCAGGGAGCACATG contains the following coding sequences:
- the bshA gene encoding N-acetyl-alpha-D-glucosaminyl L-malate synthase BshA, translated to MRIGMMCHASMGGSSRIAVELASTLARRGHEVHLFARTAPFFPCTVSRTLTLHTLREDDGDHHPSDLLLDWPRDELESYVKMVLTVHEEEALALLHFHYGFPFAFVAAEVRRRQGGTSPVLIGTLHGTDVTCCGDAVKRAQIMRWLNSVDAVTTVSRSHARLASSQLLLAAAPRVIPNFIDLTEFQAPAPEVQRSRPRIVHISNFRPVKNVLQLAQLYREIREHMDAELWLIGDGPELASLRAALHAHGLERDITYWGIQRNVAAILQQTDLLLLTSAYESFSMVALEAMACGVPVIAPRVGGLPEVIVDGETGYLYSATEPSTAVELAIRLLADTELLLQLKKKARAHAGTFVKEKTISDYESLYQHCIARHRQKEHEPGSPREARVC